The window AAACAGGAAACATTCAATGAAGCATATTATCATTACAAAACAGGAAACATTCATGGTACCTGTTTTATTTATTTTCGTATTTCTCTTTAGAACTAGTTAAATATTCTTGCCAAGATTCTTCCATATTTCTTCCATCTATTGATGGCATATACCCAATAAATCCAGCCATGTCTTCTGGGTAATCAAAATCCGCATAAATTTCTTCAACTTTTTCATTAAAGTTATCATAATCAGATTTTTTATCATGAAGCTCTTTTAAAATTACATATCTCCATTTATCTTCTATAGCTTGATTATCTTCAAAGTTCTCTAACTTACTTAATTCATGGATATACGGTAAGATATCTTCATATTCAGTAGCGATTGCTACTTTTAAAACTAAATCAAAACCTAGAATTCCTTCATCAAGAATATGTGTAGCATAATTTATAACATCATTTCTACCAATTATATTGTTTTCTACTCCAAATAATAATTCTCGCCAATCCCATTTAATTTTAGCTTGAGAAAAATCAAAAAAACCATATTTTCCACTCATATTTAATAGCCTCCTTTAGGTACTTTTTGATTCGGAAAACCTGTAATTTTACCACCGCCAATAAATCTCTGGTGAGTTATTTTTCCAGTTGAATCCAAAACGTATTCATATATACCATCTAATCCATTCAACTTCCCTAGCGATTGAAGTACTGAATAAGACTTACCATCACCACCAGTAAAACTTGTCACTCGTCCTTTAGCAAGCTGTTCTTCTGTTATAAAACTTGCAGACCTGTGGACGGGATCATCTTTCAGCCCACTGCCAATTCTTTCAGCATTAGTTATTTCTTTGGAAGCATAATCTCCCTTCAACTTTTCAAACTGAGATAAATCTTTTGTAGATAATTCAGATCCGCCGACTTTTTCATTCTTTACAGTGGCACTGCCTTTTACTGTGGTTACCTTATACAAGGCATAACTAAACCCTAAAACTTGAATGGCTTGTCCCAATTCAGATTCATTTAACCAATTGACACCATCTTCTACACTCTGTGCACTGGAAACAATTTTTCCCAGTGTTTTATTGTAAACTTCACCAGTTACATAATTGTACCCATTTCTCCAACCATCTTTTACTTTAGCATCCCAAGCACCTTGAGTAATAAATTCAAATGAATCCGCATCTAAATATTTACCTGCCTTGGCTAAATATTGATACAACTCTGGATTCATAACACCTTTTCCATTTTTTTCTAATTGCCAAGATACTTTAGGATTTCCATCTGCATCTATGTAAATCATAGCATAAACTTTATATTCTTTTAACTCTTTTTCTTTTTCTTCATCTATCCCTTTTTTCTTATCATCGTATGCTTTCCAAGAACTATTAATATCTCCAGCCCAATCCAAGTTTAATCCCATCGTTGAAAAGATTCCTGCCGTTTGATTCCAAGCTTTCCCTTCGGCTAGAATACTAACACCAGCTTCTAATGTTGCCAATTTAGATTCTAGTTCATCAAATATTTGAATAGAGAAATAATCATATTCTCTTAAACTATCTAATTTTCGGACTGTTTGTTGACGCATTTCTTGTAATCCATCAATCATTCTTGCATTAAAACCAACCGGATCAACTATAGAATCGAGCATTTCACTCAATCGATTATATTGTCGAATCCGTTCTTCTAAAACAGATTCTTGTAAACTATTTACATCCACTTGATCTAAATACCGATTTAGGAACTGTTGATTCGCTTCTATCATTCGTTCACAGACTAAGATAAACCCTTTTGTAACAGGCATATAAACGGTATTGAAATAATTCTTCATTGAATCGTAGGTTGCCCCTTTTAAGCTAGGTTCAATAATAATGGCACTTAACGCTTGTTGGATTTGTTCCATTGTCGCTACGGTTGACTGACAATTAGAATTAATGGACTGAACTTGTTGACGAACTTCGCCTACATACATATTACTACTCATTTAGTCGTCTCCTTTTTTAGGAGCTCTTTTTTTTCAGCCATTAAATCCGTTTCTTTTTGATAAAGATAACTATTTTCACGTTCTAGTTCATCTAAATCTTCCTCATATTGATTCCAAAATTTACTTTGACAACTAGAAACCTCATCAAAAATAGATTCAGATGTATACCTCATTTCTCCCTCTTTCCAAATCTCTTTGTCCTCGTGAAAAGAATTAGTCACTTCTTGGAAAATAGTGGCAACATCCTCTTTCTTGCGATAATGTTCTGTAAAAGCACGTCTATTATCATCTAATTGCTCCGTAATCTTCCTTAGTTCATACGTTGCTTCTTCAACGGTTTGATTGTTCATTTAGACTTCCCGTCCAATGCTGCAGGAGTCATTAAATTTTCTAATTCTTTATTCATCACCTCAAAATCGCTTGCGACACTGTGAATATTTGCAATATCTCGTATTAATGCTGCCGCAAAAGAACTCTTTAATCCCTGCTGTTTTTCTGTTAAAGAGACGGATTTGCCGTTCCCTTGTAAAGTAGTTAGTGTCGCTGTTTGAATTTTCTTTCCTTGGTTTAATGGTGCTACTGAATTAGATAAACTGGTTGCTAATGCACTTGCTTTGTTTAGATCACTTTGAAACGTAGCCATAAAATTTACCTCGCTTTAATTATGATAAATTTAATTTTAACATAATTAAATTCAGCTTACAAATCGATCGTTATTTATTTTATTTTTTTATCAATCTGCTATTCATATGTATTTTTTTAAGTTTTTTTATTGAATCTATTTAGTAATAATTGTATGCTTCAATATCATACTTTTCTACATCATTTTTAATTGTATTCATAAGGCTATTATTCCCATTTGAATCCGCCATTACCATAGCGTGCAAATAAAATTTTTCATACTCCGACTTGAAAATCCCTATCATTTTTCCGAATTTCAAACGTTGCACGACTAACATATATGTGTATGTTTTGAAAAGCGCTTAACACCGTTTTTCTACGCTGCTTTAATTGACCTTTTGTCTTAGCTGCAATAATCAAATACATTCCATATTCCACATAGGGTTCCTTATTTCCAATTTTTTTAGATAAATTATCAAGAGCAATTTTGCCTCTATAATGCGATCTTGTTATGTGCTTCCTGTATTTGTGAGCTTCTTTAATAATATTCGACGTACGCGCCCTAGAACGCTCCATTTTAGCACGTACACCCATAGAGCCATTCACATCTGTAAATTCTACTTTTATTCTTAAATCCACTTGGAAATTGAAATTTTGTACAATCTCTCCAATGTTAAGTAATTGGCAATCCACTCAAAAACAATAATTATTAAAAAATGGATTCGGCAAAGACGGTAATTCTAAAAATTTAATTTTTACTAACAAAAATAGTAAAAAAACCGACTATATATATTTAACATAGGGGTCAGAAATTATGAAATATTTACAAAAAAAGTCCCAAATTAAGAGACTTAACATTCATGGTTTTCGTATATATAAATGTTTAAACCAAGGTATTCGATTTTTATTTGTCGAAAAATAATAGCCTATAAACCCTAATAATACAAGGTAAATAGGCTATTAATCATTTTTACTTTCGGTACATTTTAAACTCTAAAAATAAATCATTGTAAATCCCTAAATATTTTGAGCCCAAATCTTTATATACTTCTAAACGGGACATGGTTTCATCTGATGGATATAATTGTTCATCTTTGGCAATTTCCTTTGGTAAATACTGCATCGCCGCTTTATTTGGTGTTGAATAGCCAATATATTCAGCATTTTGAGCCGCATTCTTGGGTTCTAGC is drawn from Carnobacterium gallinarum DSM 4847 and contains these coding sequences:
- a CDS encoding DUF2247 family protein, which codes for MSGKYGFFDFSQAKIKWDWRELLFGVENNIIGRNDVINYATHILDEGILGFDLVLKVAIATEYEDILPYIHELSKLENFEDNQAIEDKWRYVILKELHDKKSDYDNFNEKVEEIYADFDYPEDMAGFIGYMPSIDGRNMEESWQEYLTSSKEKYENK
- a CDS encoding T7SS effector LXG polymorphic toxin; translation: MSSNMYVGEVRQQVQSINSNCQSTVATMEQIQQALSAIIIEPSLKGATYDSMKNYFNTVYMPVTKGFILVCERMIEANQQFLNRYLDQVDVNSLQESVLEERIRQYNRLSEMLDSIVDPVGFNARMIDGLQEMRQQTVRKLDSLREYDYFSIQIFDELESKLATLEAGVSILAEGKAWNQTAGIFSTMGLNLDWAGDINSSWKAYDDKKKGIDEEKEKELKEYKVYAMIYIDADGNPKVSWQLEKNGKGVMNPELYQYLAKAGKYLDADSFEFITQGAWDAKVKDGWRNGYNYVTGEVYNKTLGKIVSSAQSVEDGVNWLNESELGQAIQVLGFSYALYKVTTVKGSATVKNEKVGGSELSTKDLSQFEKLKGDYASKEITNAERIGSGLKDDPVHRSASFITEEQLAKGRVTSFTGGDGKSYSVLQSLGKLNGLDGIYEYVLDSTGKITHQRFIGGGKITGFPNQKVPKGGY
- a CDS encoding DUF3958 family protein, whose amino-acid sequence is MNNQTVEEATYELRKITEQLDDNRRAFTEHYRKKEDVATIFQEVTNSFHEDKEIWKEGEMRYTSESIFDEVSSCQSKFWNQYEEDLDELERENSYLYQKETDLMAEKKELLKKETTK
- a CDS encoding TIGR04197 family type VII secretion effector yields the protein MATFQSDLNKASALATSLSNSVAPLNQGKKIQTATLTTLQGNGKSVSLTEKQQGLKSSFAAALIRDIANIHSVASDFEVMNKELENLMTPAALDGKSK